The following proteins are encoded in a genomic region of Drosophila bipectinata strain 14024-0381.07 chromosome XL, DbipHiC1v2, whole genome shotgun sequence:
- the LOC108133579 gene encoding uncharacterized protein, with the protein MRQLCGSVYTWNCAGELYAIECSLCEERPLCALSEFPEHMDVWHSDWQAPLPPDEDAAPAASSPVPQPEDELMQEVLAEQGINGEDNELKQQLVLELNSSEEELLSDDEELIEELQIAERESPGEPPENVPDSTTNLEEPSSPVPEGQRLTTQHVHRLIELYRSEPRLWNQTHDQFRDMELCRESWRRITESWSAYCGRSFSVTDVRIRVSTLCQRFLKQRERLEADGGELDDAAKFVHFDQLSFLCEQQSLLNRQRHYVRENRRLLELYEHYPVLWHNAHKRIRCPETVKRRHEALRGLQLALRLSGISLSPVVIQRRLQSLRKRYRLEKISYLHSVVAGKQAEFVSGFEHYGEMEFLNKHIDPYVCAVCGKIFENLAGHQAHVQSGCEQDAKTAEDVPFQEAKDPISPDKKDPEKEPEKAKATEDLPSVEEACAAVSSELDTSMGGSPSLGGEDSTSEAARLRMSPEHTQILVELYRSQVCLWDPNHLDYHARKQRRQAWQKITEDLNTKTGQTLNWQQVHRKIMDFIKYYKKERTRSQEGPKEGDPLKEQWNLFEEFRFLDDVLPISNELQKSTNQRESNLKIISVYQSYSQLWCTDHPDYTKRRQRQRQLESLCNRLQEECNIQMTVERLKSRLIDFRCQYRHCKEARMEALKKSEDWTPTYEFYEPLRFLELHVAPFQCPRCPANFKRRTDFLQHERNVHTDVERSLDGEFRYVKRRRGKKFQEDQDQDLDLTNVCHICGLKFTLRTSLMAHLRRHLGQRSHACGECPKKFFNSTSLRVHQRSHTKELPYVCEHCARGFVNASKLNQHVKRHRNQRDFPCNRCDKAFYTAHERDRHLRAHLNIRDKVCPYCSRAFVVGSAYYAHLNLHRSEKRYGCAACGKRFAQYAGLYKHRRRCLPAEVIEE; encoded by the exons ATGCGTCAGCTGTGCGGCAGCGTCTACACCTGGAACTGTGCCGGGGAACTGTACGCCATCGAGTGCTCCTTGTGCGAGGAGCGTCCTCTGTGCGCCCTCTCCGAATTCCCGGAGCACATGGACGTCTGGCACTCGGACTGGCAGGCTCCGCTGCCTCCCGATGAAGACGCCGCTCCTGCCGCATCCTCGCCAGTTCCCCAGCCCGAGGACGAGCTCATGCAGGAGGTCCTGGCCGAGCAGGGCATCAACGGCGAGGACAATGAGCTGAAGCAGCAGCTGGTCCTCGAGCTAAACTCCAGCGAGGAGGAGCTGCTCTCGGACGACGAGGAGCTGATCGAGGAACTCCAAATTGCAGAGAGGGAGTCGCCGGGAGAACCCCCAGAAAATGTTCCGGACTCAACTACCAATCTGGAG GAGCCATCGTCTCCAGTTCCTGAAGGCCAACGCCTCACCACCCAGCACGTCCACCGCCTCATCGAGCTGTACCGCTCGGAACCTCGGCTCTGGAACCAGACCCACGACCAGTTCCGTGACATGGAGCTGTGCCGCGAGTCCTGGCGCCGCATCACCGAGTCCTGGAGCGCCTACTGCGGCAGGAGCTTCAGTGTGACAGACGTGCGCATCCGAGTGTCCACCCTGTGCCAGCGATTCCTCAAGCAGCGGGAGCGCCTCGAGGCGGACGGAGGAGAGCTGGACGATGCGGCCAAGTTCGTCCACTTCGACCAGCTGAGCTTTCTCTGCGAACAGCAGTCCCTGCTGAACCGGCAGAGGCACTACGTCCGGGAGAACCGCCGCCTGCTCGAGCTGTACGAGCACTATCCGGTGCTGTGGCACAACGCCCACAAGAGGATCAGATGTCCGGAGACGGTGAAGCGTCGCCACGAGGCCCTCCGCGGCCTCCAACTGGCCTTGCGGCTGTCCGGTATCAGTCTGTCCCCGGTGGTCATCCAGAGGAGACTGCAGTCCCTGAGGAAACGCTATCGCCTGGAGAAGATCAGCTATTTGCACAGCGTGGTGGCCGGAAAGCAGGCGGAATTCGTGTCCGGATTCGAGCACTACGGGGAAATGGAGTTCCTCAACAAGCACATCGATCCCTATGTGTGTGCCGTGTGTGGGAAGATCTTCGAGAACCTGGCAGGACATCAGGCTCACGTCCAAAGCGGCTGTGAGCAGGATGCCAAGACCGCGGAGGATGTTCCTTTTCAGGAGGCCAAGGATCCCATCTCGCCGGATAAAAAGGACCCTGAAAAAGAGCCGGAAAAAGCGAAGGCAACTGAGGATCTACCTTCTGTGGAGGAAGCCTGTGCTGCAGTCTCCAGTGAGCTGGACACTTCCATGGGTGGAAGTCCCTCTCTGGGGGGAGAGGACTCCACTTCCGAGGCAGCCCGTCTCCGGATGAGCCCGGAACACACACAGATCCTGGTCGAACTGTATCGGAGCCAGGTGTGCCTCTGGGACCCCAACCACCTGGACTACCACGCCCGGAAACAGCGTCGCCAGGCCTGGCAGAAGATCACCGAGGATCTCAACACCAAAACTGGACAGACTCTGAACTGGCAGCAGGTGCACCGCAAGATTATGGACTTCATAAAGTACTACAAGAAGGAGAGGACCAGAAGCCAGGAGGGGCCCAAGGAAGGCGATCCCCTGAAGGAGCAGTGGAACCTGTTCGAGGAGTTCCGCTTCTTGGACGACGTCCTGCCCATCAGCAATGAGCTGCAGAAGTCCACGAATCAGAGGGAGAGCAACCTGAAGATCATCTCGGTGTACCAGAGCTACTCCCAGCTCTGGTGCACGGATCATCCGGACTACACGAAGCGCAGGCAGCGCCAGAGGCAACTGGAGTCCTTGTGCAACCGCTTGCAGGAGGAGTGCAACATCCAGATGACGGTGGAGCGCCTGAAGAGCCGCCTCATAGACTTCCGGTGTCAGTATCGCCATTGCAAGGAAGCCCGGATGGAGGCTCTGAAGAAGTCCGAGGACTGGACGCCCACCTACGAGTTCTACGAGCCCTTGCGCTTCCTGGAGCTGCATGTGGCGCCCTTCCAGTGCCCCCGGTGTCCGGCGAACTTCAAGAGACGCACCGACTTCCTGCAGCACGAGAGGAATGTGCACACGGACGTCGAGCGCAGCCTGGACGGGGAGTTCCGCTACGTGAAGCGCCGGCGTGGCAAGAAGTTCCAAGAGGACCAGGATCAGGACCTGGACCTGACCAACGTCTGCCACATCTGCGGCCTCAAGTTCACCCTCCGCACCAGTCTGATGGCCCATTTGAGGCGCCACCTGGGCCAGAGGAGCCATGCCTGCGGCGAGTGCCCCAAGAAGTTCTTCAACTCCACGTCCCTGCGCGTCCACCAGCGCAGCCACACCAAGGAGCTGCCCTACGTCTGCGAGCACTGTGCCCGAGGCTTCGTCAATGCCAGCAAGCTGAACCAGCATGTGAAACGGCATCGCAACCAGAGGGACTTCCCCTGCAACCGATGCGACAAGGCCTTCTATACGGCCCACGAACGCGATCGGCACCTGAGGGCCCACTTGAACATTCGCGACAAGGTCTGTCCCTACTGCTCCCGGGCCTTTGTGGTGGGCAGTGCCTACTACGCCCACCTCAATCTCCACCGGAGCGAGAAGCGCTACGGTTGCGCAGCCTGCGGCAAGAGGTTCGCCCAGTACGCCGGGTTGTACAAGCACCGGAGGCGCTGCCTGCCCGCCGAGGTCATCGAGGAGTGA
- the su(f) gene encoding protein suppressor of forked, with protein MTSARDLIKIDIEWGMERLVRAQQVVELRPYDIESWSVMLREAQTRPIHEVRSLYESLVNVFPTTARYWKLYIEMEMRSRYYERVEKLFQRCLVKILNIDLWKLYLTYVKDTKSGLSTHKEKMAQAYDFALEKIGMDLHSFSIWQDYIYFLRGVEAVGNYAENQKITAVRRVYQKAVVTPIVGIEQLWKDYIAFEQNINPIISEKMSLERSKDYMNARRVAKELEYHTKGLNRNLPAVPPTLTKEEIKQVELWKRFITYEKSNPLRTEDTALVTRRVMFATEQCLLVLTHHPAVWHQASQFLDTSARVLTEKGDVQAAKIFADECANILERSINGVLNRNALLYFAYADFEEGRLKYEKVHTMYNKLLQLPDIDPTLVYVQYMKFARRAEGIKSARGIFKKAREDVRSRYHIFVAAALMEYYCSKDKEIAFRIFELGLKRFGGSPEYVMCYIDYLSHLNEDNNTRVLFERVLSSGGLSPHKSVEVWNRFLEFESNIGDLSSIVKVERRRSAIFENLKEYEGKETAQLVDRYKFLDLYPCTSTELKSIGYAENIGIILNKVSGGSQSQNNGDAEADSESAPPLPRPDFSQMIPYKPRPCAYPGAHPLAGGVFPQPPALAALCATLPPPNSFRGPFVSVELLFDIFMRLNLPDSAPQPNGDNDLSPKIFDLAKSVHWIVDTSTYTGVQHSVTAIPPRRRRLLPGGDDSDDELQTAAPPTHDIYRLRQLKRFAKSN; from the exons ATGACGTCGGCAAGAGATTTGATAAAAATTGATATA GAATGGGGCATGGAGCGGCTGGTCAGGGCCCAACAGGTTGTGGAACTGCGGCCGTATGACATCGAGTCGTGGTCGGTGATGCTCCGCGAGGCCCAAACTCGACCCATACACGAGGTGCGCAGTCTGTACGAGTCTCTGGTTAATGTATTCCCCACCACGGCCCGCTACTGGAAGCTCTACATCGAGATGGAGATGCGGAGTAGGTACTATGAGCGCGTGGAGAAGCTCTTCCAGCGTTGCCTGGTCAAGATTCTCAACATTGACCTGTGGAAGCTATATCTTACCTATGTCAAGGACACCAAGTCAGGGCTAAGCACGCACAA GGAAAAGATGGCTCAGGCCTATGATTTTGCTCTGGAGAAGATTGGCATGGACCTGCACTCGTTCAGCATTTGGCAAGACTATATTTACTTTCTGCGCGGCGTAGAGGCCGTCGGAAACTACgcagaaaaccaaaaaataaccGCTGTTCGGAGAGTCTACCAGAAGGCGGTCGTCACGCCAATTGTGGGCATTGAACAGCTGTGGAAGGATTACATAGCCTTTGAGCAGAACATAAATCCCATCATATCCGAAAAGATGAGTCTGGAGAGGTCCAA GGACTACATGAATGCCCGACGGGTGGCAAAGGAACTGGAATACCACACCAAGGGGCTGAATCGAAACCTGCCCGCTGTACCGCCCACCCTCACCAAAGAAGAGATCAAGCAGGTGGAGCTCTGGAAACGATTCATCACGTACGAGAAGTCCAATCCGCTGCGCACCGAGGATACGGCGCTGGTGACGCGTCGCGTCATGTTCGCCACGGAGCAGTGCCTGCTGGTCTTGACCCACCATCCGGCAGTGTGGCATCAGGCCTCCCAGTTCCTGGATACCAGTGCCCGCGTCCTCACCGAGAAAGGC GATGTCCAAGcggccaagatattcgccgaCGAGTGCGCCAATATCCTGGAGCGTTCCATCAACGGAGTGCTCAACCGGAATGCACTGCTCTACTTTGCCTACGCCGACTTCGAGGAGGGCCGACTGAAGTACGAAAAGGTCCACACGATGTACAACAAGCTGCTCCAGCTTCCGGATATTGATCCCACACTG GTCTATGTACAGTACATGAAGTTCGCCCGGCGCGCCGAGGGCATCAAGTCTGCTCGCGGCATTTTCAAAAAGGCTCGCGAGGACGTCCGGTCGCGGTATCACATCTTCGTGGCCGCCGCCCTCATGGAGTACTACTGCTCCAAGGACAAGGAGATCGCCTTCCGCATCTTCGAACTGGGCCTGAAGCGATTCGGCGGCAGTCCGGAGTATGTGATGTGCTACATCGATTACTTGTCGCATCTGAACGAGGACAACAACACGCGCGTCCTGTTCGAACGGGTCCTCAGCTCCGGCGGCCTGTCGCCGCACAAGAGTGTTGAGGTTTGGAACCGGTTCCTGGAGTTCGAGTCCAATATCGGAGATCTATCGAGTATTGTGAAGGTGGAACGTCGTCGCAGTGCTATCTTCGAAAAT CTTAAAGAGTATGAAGGCAAGGAAACGGCCCAGTTGGTGGACCGATACAAGTTCCTGGACCTCTACCCCTGCACCAGCACAGAGCTCAAGTCCATAGGCTATGCTGAG AATATTGGTATTATCCTGAACAAGGTGAGCGGCGGTTcccaaagccaaaacaatggCGACGCGGAGGCTGACAGCGAGTCTGCTCCGCCGCTGCCGCGACCCGATTTCTCCCAAATGATTCCATACAAGCCGCGGCCGTGCGCCTATCCAGGTGCCCATCCGCTGGCAGGCGGCGTCTTCCCCCAGCCCCCGGCACTGGCTGCCCTGTGTGCCACTCTGCCGCCGCCGAACTCCTTCCGTGGACCCTTTGTCAGCGTGGAGCTGCTCTTCGACATCTTCATGCGGCTCAATCTGCCCGACT CTGCCCCGCAACCGAACGGCGACAATGATCTGTCGCCCAAGATCTTCGACCTGGCCAAGTCGGTGCACTGGATCGTGGACACGAGTACGTATACGGGTGTACAGCACAGTGTCACGGCCATACCACCGCGCCGCAGACGACTCCTGCCCGGCGGCGATGACAGTGACGATGAGCTCCAGACCGCCGCTCCGCCCACCCACGATATCTACCGGCTGCGGCAGTTGAAGCGCTTCGCCAAGTCCAACTAA